AGAGGACTTGTGCGTCTAGCTTAGCACTGTCGCTGCTAGGCGTTAATAACGCCGTTGCAGCAACAATTGCTTGTTCAATGCTTTGCGGCACGATTATTCATCGCCCATCGCAGCAAGTAAATCAGCTTGGTGTTCTTGCATTAGAGGTTCAATAACACTGCCCAAATCACCTGCAACTACTTCATTTAAACGGTAAAGCGTTAAATTAATACGGTGATCTGTGATACGACCCTGCGGGTAATTATAAGTACGAATACGCTCAGAACGGTCACCACTACCTACTAGGTTACGACGCTCTGATGCTTCAGCCGCTTGACGCTTTTCATCTTCAGCTTGTTGTAAGCGCGCACCAAGTACTGACATCGCTTTAGCACGGTTTTTATGCTGTGAACGTTCATCCTGACACTCTACAACTACGCCCGTTGGAATATGCGTAATACGGATTGCTGAGTCAGTTTTATTTACGTGCTGACCACCGGCACCCGATGCACGGAAAGTATCTACTTTAATATCCGCAGGATTAATCTCAATTGCTTCCGCTTCAGGGATTTCAGCCATGACTGCTACAGTACACGCAGATGTATGAACACGGCCTTGCGATTCTGTCTCTGGTACACGTTGTACACGGTGCGCACCTGATTCGAACTTAAGCTGACCATAAACACCTTCACCTGAGATATGTGCAATCACTTCTTTATAACCGCCGTGCTCACCTTCATTAGTACTAACGACTTCCACCTTCCACTTTTTAGTTTCAGCGTAGCGACTGTACATACGGAATAAGTCACCTGCGAAGATAGCAGCTTCATCACCACCGGTACCGGCACGAACCTCTAGGTAGACGTTATTATTGTCTTTAGGGTCCTTAGGTAACATTAGAATTTGGATTTCGTCTTCTAAAGCAATTATTTGTGCTTTTGCTTCTTTATATTCTTCTTGCGCCATTTCACGCATATCAGGATCAGAGTCTTTTAACATTTCTTCAGCAGTAGCAACATCATCTTGTGCTTGTTGGTAAGCTAAAAATGCTTTTACGATTTCTTCTAATTCTGAGTATTCTTTAGATAAGGCACGAAAGCGATTTTGGTCGCTGATCACAGAGGGGTCGCTTAGTAGCGCTTGCACTTCCTCATAACGCTCAACTAAGGTTTCTAATTTTCTATAAACAGACTCTTTCATTTAACGACTATTCCTGATCAATACCTAACATTTTCTTTAATTGGCTTAACTCCGCTGCTTCACCTTTTTTAGCAGCATCTTGAATGGCACGGGTAGGTGCGTGCATCAAGCGGTTGGTCAGTTTGTTTGCCAACTCGAGTATAACTTTTTCAGCTTCTTTACCTGCTTGCAGCTGGCCTAAGGCTTTTTCGACAAGTTCTGACTTTATATCTTGTACATCGTTGCGATAATGGCGAATTAAATCCACCGAATCGAGTGAACGCAACCACATAGCAAATTCATCGGTACGTGAGCGAATAATAGCTTGTGCTTGCTCAGCAGCCTGCTCACGGGCGGCGATATTCTCGCTTACTATGGCTTGTAAGTCATCAACTGAATACAAATAGGCCGCATCTAATTCGCCTACTTGGCTCTCGATATCACGTGGTACTGCAATATCAATAAATAACATTGGTTTGTGACGGCGCTTTTTCAGCGCTTGTTCTACTACCCCTTTACCAATGATGGGCAAAGTACTGGCGGTTGAACTAATTACAATATCTGCATCATGTAAACGCTCAGGTAACTGAGCTAATGCAATGACATCCGCATTAACATCATCTGCTAACGTTTTAGCTCGTTCAATAGTACGGTTAGCAACTGTTATTTTTTGCGGATCATTTTGGTATAAGTGTTTAGCAACCAGCTCTATCGTCTCACCTGCCCCAATAAGCAATACATTGGTTTTATCTAATTTGCCATAAATGTGCTTAGCAAGATTAACAGCTGCATAAGCAACAGATACCGCACTGGCACCAATATCAGTTTCGGTACGAACTTGTTTTGCAACTGAAAATGTTTTTTGAAATAAACGGTCGAAGGTTACACCTATCGCATCATGGGTTTTCGCATTATGGTAAGCTTGCTTTATTTGCCCTAAAATTTGCGGCTCACCGAGTACTAACGAATCTAAACCACATGAAACCCGCATTAAATGGTTAATTGCTTCATGATCTTCATGATAATAAACATTATTGCTCAGTTCCTGTTCATCCAACCCATGGAAACTGGCTAACCAGTGCAACAGGGTTTGGGAATTACGCTCGGCAAGGCTACAATAGATTTCAGTTCGGTTGCAGGTCGAAACAATAACCGCCTCATTAAAATGCGAGTGACCACTTAATTGCTGCAACGCCTCAGACATTTGCTCTGGCGAAAAAGCGACTTTTTCACGTAATTCTACGGATGCGGTTTTGTGATTTATACCAAGTGCTACGATGGTCATATGTACCAAATATTGCTAAGCCCAGCTGTAAAGGCGTTAATTTTACCAAAAATCAGCGGAATATGGAAAGTAAGGAACGACATTTGATTAAACAATATTTGATTTTATTCATATTTTTTTTATTTATAGGTGGCTGTGCGCAAAAAATTTCAACAGTTGATTACATTTATCCCGACTGGAAAAGCCGATTAGAACAACAAGCTCAGTGGCAAGTACAAGGCAAAATGGCATTTATTAGTACAGAGCAACGCCAATCCGCCAATTTAAATTGGCAGCACGATGAGCAGCACAGTGAAATGGTACTCACCAGTTTTATTGGTACTCGCATCCTATCTTTAAAACAAAATGCACAAGGTGCTGAACTTGAATATGACGGCGATGTTTATACAGATAGTGATGCCTCAATGTTATTATATCGCCTAACAGGTTTTTCAATCCCATTAGATAACGCGGCAAAATGGCTAAAAGGAACTGTAGAAAACGAACAAGCCAGCTTTGATGAGCAAGGTCGTTTAAAAAAACTTATATGGCAAGCTCAAGATGGTCAGCAATGGCAGATTAGCTATTCAAATTACATCAAACATAATGGCTATTGGCTTCCTGTTAAGCTAAGCCTTAAAAACCAAAAAATTCGTATTAAAATTCAACTTAATGATTGGCAGTTAAATTAATAATGACGCAAGCTTCAACCGCCCCGCTAACTTTAATAGCACCAGCAAAACTTAATTTATTTCTTCATATAAATGGTCGCCGTGAAGATGGCTACCATGAACTAGAAACTTTATTTACCTTTTTAGAATTTGGTGATGACTTAACATTTACAGTGACCAATGATCTGGACATAAATGTAAAGGGTGATACCAGCGGCATTGAGTTAACAGACAATCTTATATACAAAGCAGCCCGTTTATTACAACAGCATTGTGATTGCCAACAAGGCGTTTCTATAGAATTATTAAAACGCTTGCCTATGGGCGGTGGCGTCGGTGGTGGTTCATCCGATGCGGCCACTACCCTATTAGCTCTCAATAAGCTATGGGGCTGTGATTTATCACTCGCAGAGTTAGCAAAACTTGGAGTAACATTAGGCGCCGATGTTCCGGTGTTTATTAATGGTCACAGCGCGATTGCTCATGGTATTGGCGAGCAGTTAGAAAATGTTGAATTACCGCGAAGCTGGTTTTGTGTTATTCATCCAGGGGAACATGTCAGCACCGCGAAAATTTTTACTCACCCTGATTTAAAACGCGACACTCCCAAGCTAAAAGCAGACTGGCAAATAGAAAATTTAGGCAACGATTGTGAGGCTTTAGTTAAAAAGCTCTGCCCCGAGGTTGAAAAAGCCCTGCAGTGGTTGCTAAAATACGCACCGTCAAAGATGACTGGTACAGGCGCTTGCTGCTTTGCTGAGTTTTCAACCGAGGCAGAAGCACAACAAGTTTTAGCTCAATTACCAGAAAAATGGACAGGTTTTGTTGCAAGTAGTGCTACACTTTCACCTGCTCATACAGCATTAAATGCTCACTTTGAAATGAAGTAACGTACAAGTAAATGTTAACGTGCTTTGGTGCCTACCATAGCCTGTTAGTCCCAAAATTCAGTGCCTGAGGAACCCTACCGTGCCTGACATGAAGCTCTTCGCTGGTAACGCAACACCTGAGCTAGCTCAAAAAGTTGCAAAACGTTTGTATATTGAATTAGGCGATGCTGTTGTTGGCCGTTTTAGTGACGGTGAGATCAGTGTTCAAATTAATGAAAATGTTCGTGGCTCTGACGTTTTCATTGTCCAATCAACCTGTAACCCCACTAACGATAACCTGATGGAGCTTATCGTTATGGTTGATGCCCTACGTCGTGCATCTGCTGGACGTATTACCGCAGTTATTCCTTATTTTGGTTACTCACGTCAAGACCGCCGCGTGCGTTCTGCGCGTGTTCCAATCACAGCTAAAGTAGTTGCAGATTTCCTTTCAAGTGTTGGGGTTGACCGCGTTCTGACGGTTGATTTACACGCTGAACAAATCCAAGGTTTCTTCGACGTACCAGTTGATAACGTATTTGGTAGCCCAGTGCTACTTGAAGATATGAAAGAACGCGACTTCGATGATGTTGTGGTTGTTTCTCCTGACATCGGTGGTGTTGTTCGTGCTCGTGCAATCGCTAAGCTATTAAACGACACAGACCTTGCTATTATTGACAAGCGTCGTCCGCAAGCAAACGTTTCACAAGTAATGCACATTATTGGTGACGTTGAAGGTCGTGACTGTATCATCGTTGATGATATGATCGATACTGGTGGCACTTTATGTAAGGCAGCGGCAGCACTTAAAGAGCACGGTGCAAAACGCGTATTTGCTTACGCAACTCACCCTGTGCTTTCAGGTGATGCAGCTGAGAACATCCGTAATTCAGTGATTGACGAAGTTATCGTAACTGACTCAATTACATTAACTGATGAGCTTAAAGCAATTGATAAAATCAAAGTGCTCACGCTTGCAGATATGCTTGCTGAAACAATCCGTCGTATCAGCAACGAAGAATCTATTTCAGCGATGTTTGAACACTAATCAAAGTCACTGAAATACTATAAAAAGCACCGCCTAGGTGCTTTTTTTGTAGTCGTTATTTATTTTCCCTGAAAGGGGTGGTATGATAGCGCGCCTTTTGGCTGGGGACCTTGGTCGCAAAGGCCCTAAGACTATTAATTATTGGAGACATTATGTCAACTTACACATACAATGCAGAATTACGTACAGAAACAGGTACTGGTGCGAGCCGCCGCCTACGCCGTGAAGATAAAGTTCCTGCAATCCTTTACGGTGCTGACAAAGAAGCTGCATCAATCGTTCTTGCACACAAAGATATGATCAAAGCGCAAGAAGACGAAGGTTTCTACACGCATATCCTTACTTTAAACATCGGTGGCGAGTCAGTTGAAGCTATCCTTAAAGATATTCAACGTCACCCGTTCAAGCCTAAGATCACTCACTTAGACTTCCAACGTGTAGATGCTACTCACAAACTTCACACTAAAGTGCCAGTACACTTCATCGGTGAAGACAAAGTAACTAAAGCAGGCAACACAGTTGTTCACCAATTAACTGAAATCGAAATCACGTGTCTTCCTAAGTCACTTCCTGAGTTCGTAGAAGTTGATGTTGCTGATCTAGTAGCAGGTGATTCAATCCACCTTTCTGACCTTAAACTTCCTTCAGGTGTTTCATCTGTTGAGCTAGCTAAAGGCGCTGATCACGATCAGTCAGTTGTTACTATCAAAGCTAACAAAGCAGCTCCTGCTGAAGACGAAGCTTCAGAAGACGCTGCAGAATAATTTTTAAGGTGTAAACACCTTGAATTCTATTCAAATGCTTGTGGGCCTGGCTAATCCAGGCCCCGAATACGCAAATACACGCCATAATGCAGGTGCTTGGTTCATCGAAGAACTGGCTGCACGTTATAACTGCACACTCAAACATGATCCAAAATATCACGGCCTCACTGGCAAAGTGATTATTCAAGGCCAAGAATTTAAATTACTGATCCCTACGACTTATATGAATTTAAGTGGTAAAGCGGTGAGTAGTCTCGCTAATTTCTTTAAAATTCCTGTAGAGAACATTCTCGTTGCACACGATGAAATGGACTTAGAACCAGGGGTTGCAAAACTTAAAAAAGGTGGTGGCCACGGCGGTCACAACGGTTTAAAAGATATTATTGCGAAAATGGCAAACCAAAAAGATTTCATGCGTCTTCGTATTGGCATTGGTCATCCTGGTCACCGAGAAATGGTAACAGGCTGGGTGCTAGGTAAAGCTGCGAAAGACGATCAAGAAAAAATGGACGCCGCCGTTGACGAAGCAGTTCGTTGTATGGAAATACTTGCAAAAGATGGTGTGTTAAAAGCACAAAACAGACTACATTCATTTAAACCTTAATCCGTTTTAATGAAATTACACAAGGTATCTTACTATGGGTTTTAAATGTGGCATCGTTGGTTTGCCAAACGTTGGTAAATCAACACTATTTAATGCACTAACTAAAGCGGGTATTGAAGCCGCTAACTTCCCTTTCTGTACCATCGAACCAAATACGGGTGTGGTACCGGTTCCTGATGCGCGCTTAAATGATTTAGCCGCTATCGTAAATCCTCAGCGTATTTTACCAACGACGATGGAATTCGTTGATATTGCCGGTCTAGTAAAAGGTGCATCTAAAGGTGAAGGTTTAGGTAACCAGTTCCTAGCAAACATTCGTGAAACAGATGCGATTGGTCATGTTGTTCGTTGTTTTGAAGATGAAAACATTGTTCACGTTGCTGGCACAATTGACCCTGCTGATGATATTGATGTAATTAACACTGAATTAGTACTGGCTGATATGGACAGTGCTGACAAAGCCATTTTACGTAATGCTAAAAAAGCTAAAGGCGGCGACAAAGACGCTAAAGAACAAAATGCTGTTTTAGAAAAAGTGAAAGTACATCTAGATGAAGGTTTAACGTTACGTTCTTTAGAACTAACAAAAGAAGAACAGGCTGCAATTAAGCCTCTTAACTTCTTAACAATTAAACCAACTATGTACATTGCTAACGTAGCAGAAGATGGTTTTGAAAATAACCCTTACCTAGATAAAGTACGTGAAATTGCTGCTGCAGAAGATGCCGTTGTTATTCCAGTATGTGCTGCTATTGAATCTGAGTTATCTGAGCTTGAAGAAGAAGATAAATTAGAATTTATGGCTGACTTAGGTTTAGAAGAGCCAGGTCTTAACTTAGTGATCCGCGGTGGTTACGAGTTACTTAAATTACAAACATACTTCACTGCAGGCGTAAAAGAAGTACGTGCATGGACAATCCCTGTAGGTGCAACTGCGCCACAAGCTGCGGGTAAAATCCACACTGACTTTGAGCGTGGCTTTATCCGTGCACAAACTATCGCATTTGATGACTACATTGCGTTTAAAGGTGAAAGTGGTGCTAAAGAAGCAGGTAAAATGCGCCAAGAAGGTAAAGAATACATCGTTAAAGATGGTGATGTAATGAACTTCTTATTTAACGTATAAGCATTTTCGCTAGTTTTATTTTAAAAGGCTCGTTATTACGAGCCTTTTTTATTACCTAAGTTTTGCTAGCTTTGTAGATAATGCTAGTCTTAAAGATGCCTGTCACTTTAGGGGATTAATGTTCTTTAATTTATGTGTATTGATTGCAAATCGTATTTTTACACATATGAATTAAGCAAGCTGATCTCAACAACAGTTTAACCAGAAAGTTAATAAGGTCAGTATCAATTCAATCTACCCTATTGCTGAATTAATGAACCAATAATAGGTAAAAGTGCAAACTATTTTTAGCTAAAGTGCTTATTGAAAACCCTTAACTTTGACTTTTATGCGATTAAACTGCCTAAAAGAACACACTAACTAATTTTGCAACTTGATTTTTGTTTAAAAATCAATCAGATTAAAATCAGTGTAATAGCAACCTCAAAGCAGATTGCAGTTTTAAATTGGCAAATAGCTGTCAAAAAAACAGCAATTCAAATGAAATTTAGCCACTTAGCTTAATTTTAGCGCAAACAAACACAGATAAGCGTTTTTTTGCAAAAAAGGTGTTGACGGATTTAGGTCATATCAGCATAATACGCCCCGCACTCAGCGATGAAGTGCTAACAAAAAAGATGGCTAAGTAGCTCAGTTGGTTAGAGCACATCACTCATAATGATGGGGTCACAGGTTCAAATCCCGTCTTAGCCACCATTCTTTTTGTTGCTCAATGAAGAGTTTAAAATAACTACCAGTACTTTAAGTACAAATGATGCGGGAGTGGCGGAATTGGTAGACGCGCTGGATTTAGGTTCCAGTAACTTCGGTTGTGAGAGTTCAAGTCTCTCCTTCCGCACCATGTTCTTGATAAGAACTAAAACTATCAAGCTTTTGTTGGGATATCGCCAAGCGGTAAGGCAGCAGGTTTTGATCCTGCCATTCCCAGGTTCAAATCCTGGTATCCCAGCCACAATGGCTAAGTAGCTCAGTTGGTTAGAGCACATCACTCATAATGATGGGGTCACAGGTTCAAATCCCGTCTTAGCCACCATTCTTTCTTTAGAATGGCTCTACAGGAGTTTAAACTGTACTCAATGAAGAGTTTAAAATAACTACCAGTACTTTTAAGTACAAATGATGCGGGAGTGGCGGAATTGGTAGACGCGCTGGATTTAGGTTCCAGTAACTTCGGTTGTGAGAGTTCAAGTCTCTCCTTCCGCACCATGTTCTTGATAAGAACCAAAACTATCAACTTATTCTTTGTTGGGATATCGCCAAGCGGTAAGGCAGCAGGTTTTGATCCTGCCATTCCCAGGTTCAAATCCTGGTATCCCAGCCACTTTCTCTACCAAGAGAGTGTTGAAGAATGTCTCTAGCTAAGAGTTGAAAGTAGCAACCCTTTTGATGCGGGAGTGGCGGAATTGGTAGACGCGCTGGATTTAGGTTCCAGTAACTTCGGTTGTGAGAGTTCAAGTCTCTCCTTCCGCACCATGTTCTTGATAAGAACCAAAACTATCAACTTATTCTTTGTTGGGATATCGCCAAGCGGTAAGGCAGCAGGTTTTGATCCTGCCATTCCCAGGTTCAAATCCTGGTATCCCAGCCACTTTCTCTACCAAGAAAGTGTTGAAGAATGTCTCTAGCTAAGAGTTGAAAGTAGCAACCCTTTTGATGCGGGAGTGGCGGAATTGGTAGACGCGCTGGATTTAGGTTCCAGTAACTTCGGTTGTGAGAGTTCAAGTCTCTCCTTCCGCACCATGTTCTTAAGTAGAACTAAAACTCTTCAAGTTTAGCGTTGGGATATCGCCAAGCGGTAAGGCAGCAGGTTTTGATCCTGCCATTCCCAGGTTCAAATCCTGGTATCCCAGCCAACTAACTTCCCTTTCTAATTTCTAATTTCTAATTTCTAATTTCTAATTTCTAATTTCTAATTTCTAATTTCTAATTTCTAATTTCTAATTTCTTCAAAATTGTACTCGATTATATCTACATAAAAAAACGGGCTAATTTTCATTAACCCGCTTGTTAGTATTGATTACGAATTTGTATTAATCTAATGTCCCGCTGATAGCATACTTTAACACCCAGTTTTTTGCAGGACCTGTATTATTTGCAAGCTTTAAAAACTTACTGCGCACCCAGCTAAGTGGTTTAACCTCATTTGAAAAGCCAAAGTAACACGCATCCATCATACTCATCATTAGTAAATTAGCGTGACGGCGTTTTTTCTCATAGCGTTTTAATAAATCATGGTGACCAACATCCTGTTGTTCTGCCAAAATATCAGCCAACGCGACGACATCCTGAAAACCTAAGTTCACGCCCTGACCTGCAAGTGGGTTTATTGTGTGAGCCGAATCGCCAACCAAAACTAAACGCCCCTGTGAATAATCATTAGCATGTTGGCGTGCAAGTGGAAAAACGGCATGTTCAAGTACCTCAAAGTCGCCTGGTAGCTCAGGAAAGTGCTCTATAAGCTTTGCTTTCAGTTGTTCATTTGAGAGTTTATGCCATTGCTTTAATACCGCAGCGTCGTGATAGCAAATTAAATTGGCATACGGTGCCTGCATTGGCAAAAACGCCACAGGTCCGGTTGGGGTAAATTGTTGCCATGTTTTTACTTGCTGCGGTGCATCTAATTTGATTAAAACCCCCATGCAGTGTTGGCCGTACTGCCAACCCGTTACACCTAAGCCAGCTTTGGTACGTAATTGGGACTGTCCGCCATCTGCAGCAACAACTAAATCAGCGGTATATTTAGTATCACCATAATGTAAGGTAATTGCATCAGGCGTTTGACTAATATCTGTGATTAGTGACGTTTGTTCTATTACTTCAATGTTGTACTTAGCAAATTGTTGCCAAAGACTGGCTTGTATTAAATTATTTTCTATTAAATGACCTAAATGTGTTTCGCCAATATCTTTGCAATCAAACAATAGATTCTCGTCTTGCTGCTGGTAGGCTTCAAGCTGTTGATAAGGCGCGATGCGATTTTGCCTAAGTAACGGCATTGCACCTAGGTCGTCGAGTAAGTTTTCTGAAAAACGATTAATAGCCGAAATGCGAATATCTACTTTATCTGAACTAAGAATGTGATCAGCATCTATAAGGTGCTTTTCAATGACGGTGACATCCCTACCCTGTTTAGCCAGTGTTACCGCTGTAGCAGCGCCGACCATGCCACCACCGACAATTATTACCTTATTTTTATTCATTTAATATTCGCTCATTTGGCTATTAAAATACGCGACAAATTGTAACGTAATTCAATATTGCGTGTCAGTGCATTTACCGCTTATGAATTTCAAAACAGTAACTTGTTTGATTTCACACCACAAAGATAAAAACTATACTTGGATCTGTGCGGGTATCCAGCTAAAATACGCGTCCTTTAGGTCGGCATACTGCCACTTAATCCTGTTTCTAACACATTTTTGTGTCACTACCGAATTGAAAACGAGGCTATATTTCAATGAGTAAAAAGCTGCATATTAAAACCTGGGGTTGTCAGATGAACGAGTACGACTCTCAGAAGATGGCTGATCTACTAGATGCGACTAACGGCTATCAGTTAACTGAAGAAGCTGAAGACGCAGACGTGATCTTACTCAATACCTGTTCAATCCGTGAAAAAGCACAAGAAAAAGTATTCCATCAGCTTGGCCGTTGGAAACTGTTAAAAGACGACAAACCAGAATTAATCATTGGTGTTGGTGGCTGTGTTGCCTCGCAAGAAGGTGACTCGATTCGTCAACGTGCGCCGTTTGTTGATGTAATCTTTGGCCCGCAAACATTACACCGCTTACCAGAAATGATTAAGCAAGTGCAAAGTGGCGACTGCAGCTCGGTAGTTGACGTTTCATTCCCTGAGATTGAAAAGTTCGACCGTTTACCTGAGCCAAAAGCGGAAGGCCCTACTGCGTTTGTATCAATTATGGAAGGTTGCTCTAAATACTGTACATTCTGCGTAGTACCTTATACGCGTGGTGAAGAAGTAAGCCGTCCACTTGATGACGTATTACTTGAAGTAGCACAACTTGCAGAGCAAGGCGTTCGTGAAGTGAACCTACTTGGACAAAACGTAAATGCGTATCGCGGTGAAACTCATGACGGTGAGATTTGTTACTTCTCTGACCTACTACGTTATGTAGCTGCAATTGACGGTATTGACCGTATTCGTTACACCACATCGCATCCTGTAGAATTTACGCCAGATATCATTGATGCGTATGCAGACGTACCTGAGCTTGTTGATCACCTACACTTACCAGTACAAAGTGGTTCAGACCGTATTCTTAATTTAATGAAACGTGGTCACACTGCACTTGAGTACAAATCTACAATCCGTAAGCTACGTAAAATTCGCCCTAACCTAAGCATGTCATCTGACTTCATCATTGGTTTCCCTGGCGAAAGTAAAGCTGACTTTGAAGCAACCATGAACCTAATTAATGATATTGGTTTCGATATGAGCTTCAGCTTTATCTACAGTGCGCGACCTGGTACTCCTGCTGCTGATTTACCTGATGATGTGACAGAGCAAGAGAAAAAAGAGCGTTTATACCTTCTACAGAATCGTATTACGCAAATGGCACAACAAATCAGCCGACAAATGTTTGGTACTGAACAACGTATTCTAGTTGAAGGCCCCTCTAAAAAGAATCCTATGGAATTACGTGGCCGTACCGAGAATAACCGTGTGGTTAACTTTGAAGGCCCTCACTCAGTGATCGGTCAATTCGTTGATGTACGTATTACAGAAGCATTGCCAAACTCTTTACGTGGTGAGTTAATTCGTACAGAATCAGAAATGAACTTACGTCGTGATGTGGCACCTTCAGCTATTTTAAGTAAAGCTGCTGAAGCTGAGGCCGCTGCGGCCCCTAACGAAATTGGCGTTGCTACTTTCGTACCTTAGGGTGACACTTGGTGCAGGTACTGCCTGCACCCATCAATAGGAAGCAATTTTGAGTAATCAGTTAAAAACATTAGAGATTTATTTAGAACCCGCCGACAACAAACGCCTTTCATCTTTATGTGGTCCGTTTGACGAAAACATTAAGCAAATTGAACGCCGCCTTGGTGTTGAGATAGCACACCGTGATAATTTCTTCAGAGTAACCGGTAAACTGCACCTTGCAGCAGCGGCTGTTGAGATCCTAAAAAACCTCTATATTGAAACTCAACCTATTCGCGGCCTGATTGGCGAAATTGAACCTGAAGCCGTACATTTGGCGATTAGCGAATCAAATGCTCTTGAGCAAGATGAAAATCCAGGTGTATATGGCAAAGACATGGTGATTAAAACTCGCCGTGGCGTTATTAAACCGCGCAATGATAATCAAGGCGTGTATGTTGCTAATATTTTGCATCACGATATTACTTTCGGTATTGGCCCAGCCGGTACAGGTAAAACTTATTTAGCCGTTGCAGCAGCTGTTGATGCCTTAGAGCGTCAAGAAATTCGCCGTATTTTATTAACCCGCCCTGCAGTTGAAGCAGGTGAAAAGCTAGGCTTTTTACCGGGTGACTTAAGCCAAAAAATCGACCCTTATTTACGCCCATTATACGATGCGTTATTTGAAATGCTTGGCTTTGAGCGAGTTGAAAAGCTGATTGAGAAAAACGTGATTGAAGTAGCGCCCCTTGCCTACATGCGTGGTCGTACACTGAATGACGCGTTTATTATTCTCGATGAAAGCCAAAACACCACAGCAGAACAAATGAAAATGTTCTTAACCCGTATTGGCTTTAACTCAAAAGCGGTAATTACTGGTGATATTACACAAGTCGATTTACCCCGTGGTGCTCGTTCAGGTCTTCGCCATGCCATCGAAGTATTAAACGGTGTAGATGAAATTAGCTTTAACTTCTTCCAATCACACGATGTGGTGCGCCATCCGGTTGTTGCCCGTATCGTTGAAGCTTATGAGCGCAACGATGAAGCAGAGC
The nucleotide sequence above comes from Pseudoalteromonas shioyasakiensis. Encoded proteins:
- the prfA gene encoding peptide chain release factor 1, encoding MKESVYRKLETLVERYEEVQALLSDPSVISDQNRFRALSKEYSELEEIVKAFLAYQQAQDDVATAEEMLKDSDPDMREMAQEEYKEAKAQIIALEDEIQILMLPKDPKDNNNVYLEVRAGTGGDEAAIFAGDLFRMYSRYAETKKWKVEVVSTNEGEHGGYKEVIAHISGEGVYGQLKFESGAHRVQRVPETESQGRVHTSACTVAVMAEIPEAEAIEINPADIKVDTFRASGAGGQHVNKTDSAIRITHIPTGVVVECQDERSQHKNRAKAMSVLGARLQQAEDEKRQAAEASERRNLVGSGDRSERIRTYNYPQGRITDHRINLTLYRLNEVVAGDLGSVIEPLMQEHQADLLAAMGDE
- the hemA gene encoding glutamyl-tRNA reductase, whose protein sequence is MTIVALGINHKTASVELREKVAFSPEQMSEALQQLSGHSHFNEAVIVSTCNRTEIYCSLAERNSQTLLHWLASFHGLDEQELSNNVYYHEDHEAINHLMRVSCGLDSLVLGEPQILGQIKQAYHNAKTHDAIGVTFDRLFQKTFSVAKQVRTETDIGASAVSVAYAAVNLAKHIYGKLDKTNVLLIGAGETIELVAKHLYQNDPQKITVANRTIERAKTLADDVNADVIALAQLPERLHDADIVISSTASTLPIIGKGVVEQALKKRRHKPMLFIDIAVPRDIESQVGELDAAYLYSVDDLQAIVSENIAAREQAAEQAQAIIRSRTDEFAMWLRSLDSVDLIRHYRNDVQDIKSELVEKALGQLQAGKEAEKVILELANKLTNRLMHAPTRAIQDAAKKGEAAELSQLKKMLGIDQE
- the lolB gene encoding outer membrane lipoprotein LolB, translated to MIKQYLILFIFFLFIGGCAQKISTVDYIYPDWKSRLEQQAQWQVQGKMAFISTEQRQSANLNWQHDEQHSEMVLTSFIGTRILSLKQNAQGAELEYDGDVYTDSDASMLLYRLTGFSIPLDNAAKWLKGTVENEQASFDEQGRLKKLIWQAQDGQQWQISYSNYIKHNGYWLPVKLSLKNQKIRIKIQLNDWQLN
- the ispE gene encoding 4-(cytidine 5'-diphospho)-2-C-methyl-D-erythritol kinase, which translates into the protein MTQASTAPLTLIAPAKLNLFLHINGRREDGYHELETLFTFLEFGDDLTFTVTNDLDINVKGDTSGIELTDNLIYKAARLLQQHCDCQQGVSIELLKRLPMGGGVGGGSSDAATTLLALNKLWGCDLSLAELAKLGVTLGADVPVFINGHSAIAHGIGEQLENVELPRSWFCVIHPGEHVSTAKIFTHPDLKRDTPKLKADWQIENLGNDCEALVKKLCPEVEKALQWLLKYAPSKMTGTGACCFAEFSTEAEAQQVLAQLPEKWTGFVASSATLSPAHTALNAHFEMK
- a CDS encoding ribose-phosphate pyrophosphokinase — translated: MPDMKLFAGNATPELAQKVAKRLYIELGDAVVGRFSDGEISVQINENVRGSDVFIVQSTCNPTNDNLMELIVMVDALRRASAGRITAVIPYFGYSRQDRRVRSARVPITAKVVADFLSSVGVDRVLTVDLHAEQIQGFFDVPVDNVFGSPVLLEDMKERDFDDVVVVSPDIGGVVRARAIAKLLNDTDLAIIDKRRPQANVSQVMHIIGDVEGRDCIIVDDMIDTGGTLCKAAAALKEHGAKRVFAYATHPVLSGDAAENIRNSVIDEVIVTDSITLTDELKAIDKIKVLTLADMLAETIRRISNEESISAMFEH
- a CDS encoding 50S ribosomal protein L25/general stress protein Ctc, producing MSTYTYNAELRTETGTGASRRLRREDKVPAILYGADKEAASIVLAHKDMIKAQEDEGFYTHILTLNIGGESVEAILKDIQRHPFKPKITHLDFQRVDATHKLHTKVPVHFIGEDKVTKAGNTVVHQLTEIEITCLPKSLPEFVEVDVADLVAGDSIHLSDLKLPSGVSSVELAKGADHDQSVVTIKANKAAPAEDEASEDAAE
- the pth gene encoding aminoacyl-tRNA hydrolase, yielding MNSIQMLVGLANPGPEYANTRHNAGAWFIEELAARYNCTLKHDPKYHGLTGKVIIQGQEFKLLIPTTYMNLSGKAVSSLANFFKIPVENILVAHDEMDLEPGVAKLKKGGGHGGHNGLKDIIAKMANQKDFMRLRIGIGHPGHREMVTGWVLGKAAKDDQEKMDAAVDEAVRCMEILAKDGVLKAQNRLHSFKP